From Polaribacter butkevichii, a single genomic window includes:
- a CDS encoding DEAD/DEAH box helicase family protein — translation MNNPLRNLNFIFSWRPYQAKVLKNFDKFIDDNHFHIIAPPGSGKTILGLELIRRIQKKTLILTPTLTVRNQWENRLQTFFTKNTSFTDFSFDIKKPNTLTFSTYQSLHSLYKSFKNEADYFQFFEDHNIEVLVLDEAHHLKKEWWNCLYQLKKQYNKTVISLTATPPYDSTNAEIKKYFSLCGEVDDEIVVPDLIKEKNLCPHQDLVYLSEPLDHEINFIVDYRFKIANFVDELLIDTDFINFLKQHRYYTETEKYIDEIYQNIEFFSSLLIFLNQTSTYITQEKLSVLGFEKNETIEFPKLNNNWIEILLQNLLVTDRKNLIKKENYLLELEKKLRKISAYRQLKVNLKGNKTLYKSLTSSPSKLNSICKIVQHEQEDLKDSLRCVILSDYIRKEYLNTNDTEIETINKLGILPIFHKLRKSVRCKNTIAVLTGSLVIIHQSIFSKLQEKEPLNTYTVTPLSSDKEFLTINTNGSKNKIVNSITELFESGDIKILIGTKSLLGEGWDAPSINSLILASVVGSFVTSNQMRGRAIRTQQNNPNKVGVIWHLACVDLSDKRGGKDLEILSRRFTAFLGITYSEKIIITNGVDRLQIPTQLNSDSIKTYNQQNFERSKNRNQIKDNWKKAISIGKNMTQEVLFLNQEKEHPNTKKKVFYKDLVKNLSVEIIIGISYFLPNFLLKNVNIILNKGMLVFFYSLLSAFALTFGYKLVKIVQLYIRYGFIYKKINKMGLIILDSLITLKLITTDKNKIHISTEKLSNGNISCNIEGANKLESQLFTTALEELLKPIENSKYVIVKTNWYRKKLNISNFFAMPEIFSTNKKTALLFQKNWLYHLGKSKLIYTRNKIGRRLLIKARLSHIYNRDKQITKKSVIWK, via the coding sequence TTGAACAATCCACTAAGAAATTTAAATTTTATATTCTCATGGCGACCTTATCAAGCAAAAGTTCTAAAAAACTTTGATAAGTTTATAGACGATAATCATTTTCATATTATTGCTCCGCCAGGTTCTGGAAAAACTATTTTAGGTCTTGAATTAATTAGAAGAATTCAAAAAAAAACACTTATTTTAACACCTACTTTAACTGTAAGAAATCAATGGGAAAATAGGTTACAAACTTTTTTTACAAAAAACACTTCTTTTACTGATTTTTCTTTTGATATAAAAAAACCAAACACACTTACTTTCTCTACCTATCAATCTTTACATTCTTTATATAAATCTTTTAAGAACGAAGCTGATTATTTTCAATTTTTTGAAGATCATAATATTGAAGTTTTAGTTTTGGATGAGGCACATCACTTAAAAAAAGAATGGTGGAATTGTTTATACCAACTAAAAAAACAATATAATAAAACTGTAATTTCTTTAACAGCAACACCTCCTTACGACAGCACAAATGCTGAAATTAAAAAGTATTTTAGTTTATGCGGAGAGGTAGATGACGAAATTGTTGTACCAGATTTAATTAAAGAAAAAAACCTTTGTCCGCACCAAGACCTTGTTTATTTGTCTGAACCTTTAGATCATGAAATAAATTTTATTGTTGATTATCGTTTTAAAATAGCCAATTTTGTTGATGAATTATTAATAGATACCGATTTTATCAATTTTCTAAAACAACATCGTTATTATACAGAAACAGAAAAATATATAGATGAAATTTATCAAAACATAGAATTCTTTTCATCTCTATTAATATTTCTCAATCAAACTTCAACTTATATTACACAAGAAAAACTAAGCGTTTTAGGTTTTGAAAAGAATGAAACCATTGAGTTTCCTAAACTTAATAATAATTGGATAGAAATTTTATTACAAAATTTACTAGTTACAGACAGAAAAAACCTTATTAAAAAGGAAAACTACCTACTAGAATTAGAGAAAAAATTAAGAAAAATTTCTGCTTACAGACAGCTTAAAGTTAACCTTAAAGGTAATAAAACACTTTATAAGTCTTTAACCTCTAGCCCAAGCAAGCTAAATAGTATCTGCAAAATTGTACAACACGAACAAGAAGATTTAAAAGACAGTTTGCGTTGTGTAATTTTATCTGATTATATTAGAAAAGAATATTTAAACACAAACGATACCGAAATTGAAACGATAAATAAATTAGGTATTCTTCCTATATTTCACAAATTAAGAAAAAGTGTTCGCTGTAAAAACACCATTGCAGTTTTAACAGGCTCTTTAGTTATTATACATCAAAGTATTTTTTCTAAATTACAAGAAAAAGAACCTTTAAATACATATACCGTAACTCCATTATCTTCAGATAAAGAGTTTTTAACTATCAATACCAATGGTTCTAAAAATAAGATTGTAAATAGCATTACAGAGCTATTTGAATCTGGAGATATCAAAATTTTAATTGGTACAAAATCGTTATTAGGAGAAGGTTGGGATGCTCCCTCCATTAATTCATTAATTTTAGCTTCTGTTGTGGGATCTTTTGTTACTTCTAATCAAATGCGCGGTAGAGCAATTAGAACTCAACAAAATAACCCAAATAAAGTGGGGGTTATTTGGCATTTGGCTTGTGTAGATTTATCTGATAAACGTGGCGGAAAAGACTTAGAAATTTTATCGAGAAGGTTTACTGCTTTTCTTGGAATTACGTATTCCGAAAAAATAATTATTACCAACGGAGTAGACCGTTTACAAATTCCTACTCAATTAAATTCTGATAGCATTAAAACGTACAATCAACAGAATTTTGAAAGATCAAAAAACAGGAATCAAATAAAAGATAATTGGAAAAAAGCAATTTCTATTGGTAAAAACATGACGCAAGAAGTTCTTTTTTTAAATCAAGAAAAAGAACACCCCAATACTAAGAAAAAAGTTTTTTACAAAGACTTGGTAAAAAATTTATCAGTAGAAATAATTATTGGTATTTCTTATTTTTTACCTAATTTTCTTCTAAAGAACGTAAACATAATCTTAAATAAGGGTATGTTAGTTTTCTTCTATTCTTTATTAAGTGCGTTTGCACTTACATTTGGATACAAACTAGTTAAAATCGTTCAATTATATATTCGTTATGGTTTTATTTATAAGAAAATAAACAAAATGGGGTTAATTATTTTAGACTCTTTAATTACTCTAAAATTAATAACAACAGATAAAAATAAAATACATATTTCTACAGAAAAATTAAGCAACGGAAATATTTCTTGCAATATAGAGGGTGCTAATAAACTAGAAAGCCAATTGTTTACAACTGCTTTAGAAGAGTTATTAAAACCTATTGAAAATTCTAAATATGTAATTGTAAAAACAAATTGGTATCGAAAAAAATTAAACATTTCTAACTTTTTTGCAATGCCAGAAATTTTTTCTACCAATAAAAAAACAGCTTTATTATTTCAGAAAAACTGGTTGTATCATTTAGGAAAATCAAAATTAATTTACACTAGAAATAAAATAGGGAGACGCCTATTAATAAAAGCAAGACTTTCTCATATTTATAATAGAGATAAACAAATAACTAAAAAAAGTGTCATTTGGAAATAA